The genomic DNA CGATGCGCTGCGGCCGCGCGACATTCCTGCCTCGGTGCGCGAGGCGCTCGCAACCATCGAGATCGGCGGCGGCCCCGACGATCCCGCCATCGACGACGACTGGGGCGAACCCGGCCTGAGCCCGGCCGAGCGGCTGATGGCGTGGAACACGATCGAGGTCCTCGCGCTCGGCGCCGGTTCACCGCAGAGGCCGGTCAACGCGATTCCGGCCGAGGCGGTGGCACATTGCCAGCTGCGCTTCGTGGTCGGCACGCCCTGGCAGGATCTGGCCTCCATCGTCCGCGCCCATCTCGATGCGCGCGGGTTCGGGCAGGTCGAAGTGCAGGTCACGCTGGAAGGTGCCGCCACCCGGCTCGATGTCGACAACCCCTGGGTCGTCTGGGCGCAACGCTCCATCGAGGAGAGCACGGGCCAGCGTCCCGACGTGCTGCCGAACCTGGCAGGGTCGCTTCCGAACGATGTGTTTGCCGATCTGCTGGGCCTGCCCACCCTGTGGGTGCCGCATTCCTATCCGGCTTGCGCGCAGCACGCGCCCAACGAGCACCTGCTGGCGCCACTGGCCCGCGAAGGCCTGCAGATCATGGCCGGCCTCTACTGGGACCTGGGCGATGCCGCCTCGAACGCCCCCTGGCATGCCGGGGCGCCGCGCCCTACTTCTTGAAGTTGGCGATGCCGTCCAGGATTTCCTTCTTGGCGGCATCGATCCCTTCCCAGCCCAGCACCTTGACCCACTTGCCCGCTTCCAGGTCCTTGTAGTGCTCGAAGAAATGGGTGATGGCCTTCAGGCGCATCGGATTGACGTCCTCCACCTTCTTCCAGTGGCTGTAGATCGGCAGCACCTTGTCGGTCGGCACGGCGAGCACCTTGCCGTCGACGCCGGCTTCGTCTTCCATCATCAGGATGCCGATCGGTCGGCACGGCACCACCACGCCCGGCACCAGCGCCCAGGGCGTGATGACCAGCACGTCGACCGGATCGCCGTCGCCCGACAGCGTCTGCGGCACGTAGCCGTAGTTGGTCGGATAGTGCATCGCGGTGGTCATGAAGCGGTCGACGAAGATCGCGCCCGACTCCTTGTCGACTTCGTACTTGATCGGGTCGGCGTTCATCGGGATTTCGATGACGACGTTGAAAGCTTCAGGAGCGTCTTTGCCGGGGGAGACTTGGCCGAGGGACATGTTTGTCTTCGAGTAGTTGAAAGTTGTAGCGGGATGCGGACAAACCCGAAGTTTACTTTCCGTGTCACGGGCCCGTCGCACGAAAAAGCAGTTTTCCCTGTAAATTGCGCCCGTTGGCCAATCGGCCTCGGTGTTCGAAAGCACCGGGGCTTCGAGGAAGCAACGCGGCGGAAGCACTGACCCGTACGCGTTGCGCGCAGGGGCCCGTGCTTTCGTTTCCACAGAGTCACAACGAACTACTGGAGAAGCAAGGCATGACTGGCAACATCCCACTCGTCCTCGCCATGGTCTGCGGCCTCGTGGCCGTAGCCTATGGTTTCTGGGCGCGCAGCTGGATTCTTTCGAAGGACGCGGGCAATGCCCGCATGCAGGAAATCGCTGCAGCGATCCAGACCGGAGCGGCGGCTTATCTCGCGAAGCAATACCGCACCATCGCCATCGTCGGCATCGTGCTGGCGATCCTGATCGGGATCTTTCTCGATGCGACGACCGCGGTCGGCTTCGTGATCGGCGCCGTGCTCTCGGGCGCTTGCGGCTTCATCGGCATGAACGTGTCCGTCCGGGCCAACGTGCGCACCGCACAGGCCGCGACCAAGGGCATCGGCCCGGCGCTCGATGTCGCGTTCCGCGGCGGCGCCATCACAGGCATGCTGGTCGTTGGCCTCGGCCTGCTGGGCGTCTCGGGCTTCTACTGGTTCCTCGCGAGCAACGGCAGCGCCCCCTCGGACGCAAGCCACCTTGCGACCGTGCTC from Variovorax sp. PBL-E5 includes the following:
- the ppa gene encoding inorganic diphosphatase — translated: MSLGQVSPGKDAPEAFNVVIEIPMNADPIKYEVDKESGAIFVDRFMTTAMHYPTNYGYVPQTLSGDGDPVDVLVITPWALVPGVVVPCRPIGILMMEDEAGVDGKVLAVPTDKVLPIYSHWKKVEDVNPMRLKAITHFFEHYKDLEAGKWVKVLGWEGIDAAKKEILDGIANFKK